The proteins below come from a single Kitasatospora sp. NBC_00315 genomic window:
- a CDS encoding YeiH family protein translates to MPLRTHTVRTRTRATGTRTRATGTRTGTTSTTRTTRTASGRRRAGLRAVVPGLLLAALGVAAAAGVHRLVPAVPELTAAVVLGTAAAHLPGLSAFVRGAARPGLSVAGKRLMRAGIVLLGLRLGLDDVLGLGWATLAMVLTVVAVTFAGTLWLGRRLGLPGDQPLLVAAGYSICGASAIGAVGQAAGSDEEDLAASVALVTLCGTLAIAVLPLLHHPLGLGDADFGRWVGASVHDVGQVVATAQTGGPAALREAVLVKLMRVVLLAPLVAGVTVAARRSRARAGVTGPGAARPPVLPLFVAGFLLTIALRSTGAVPAGLLTAAGDAQQVLLAGALFGLGSAVHLPTVLRTGGRIAALGLASWATVAGVSYAGVLMTR, encoded by the coding sequence CTGCCCCTGCGCACCCACACAGTCCGCACCCGTACCCGCGCCACCGGCACCCGTACCCGCGCCACCGGCACCCGCACCGGCACCACCAGCACCACCCGCACCACCCGCACCGCCAGCGGCCGCCGGCGCGCCGGGCTGCGCGCGGTCGTCCCCGGCCTGCTGCTCGCCGCCCTCGGGGTCGCCGCCGCCGCCGGTGTGCACCGGCTCGTGCCCGCCGTACCGGAGCTGACCGCCGCCGTCGTCCTCGGCACCGCGGCCGCGCACCTGCCCGGGCTGAGCGCGTTCGTGCGGGGCGCGGCCCGGCCGGGACTCTCCGTGGCCGGTAAGCGGCTGATGCGGGCCGGCATCGTGCTGCTCGGCCTACGGCTGGGCCTGGACGACGTGCTCGGCCTCGGCTGGGCCACCCTGGCGATGGTGCTCACCGTCGTCGCGGTCACCTTCGCCGGAACCCTCTGGCTCGGCCGCCGGCTCGGCCTGCCCGGTGACCAGCCGCTGCTGGTCGCCGCCGGGTACTCGATCTGCGGCGCCTCGGCGATCGGCGCCGTCGGCCAGGCCGCCGGCAGCGACGAGGAGGACCTCGCGGCCTCGGTCGCCCTGGTCACCCTCTGCGGCACCCTCGCGATCGCCGTTCTTCCGCTGCTGCACCACCCGCTCGGCCTCGGCGACGCGGACTTCGGCCGCTGGGTCGGGGCCAGCGTCCACGACGTCGGTCAGGTGGTCGCCACCGCGCAGACCGGCGGCCCGGCCGCACTGCGGGAGGCCGTGCTCGTCAAGCTGATGCGCGTGGTCCTGCTCGCGCCCCTGGTCGCCGGGGTCACGGTCGCCGCCCGCCGCTCGCGCGCCCGGGCCGGCGTCACCGGACCGGGCGCCGCCCGCCCGCCGGTGCTGCCGCTCTTCGTGGCCGGCTTCCTGCTGACGATCGCGCTTCGCAGCACCGGCGCCGTCCCGGCCGGCCTGCTCACGGCGGCCGGGGACGCCCAGCAGGTCCTGCTCGCAGGTGCCCTGTTCGGCCTCGGCAGCGCCGTCCACCTGCCCACCGTGCTGCGCACCGGCGGCCGGATCGCCGCCCTCGGCCTGGCCTCCTGGGCGACGGTCGCCGGAGTCTCCTACGCGGGTGTCCTGATGACCCGCTGA
- a CDS encoding cysteine dioxygenase produces the protein MTPSVTVAATVLSERMRALVGEIGEVVDRGLPPDLTAYLVGECLRPSLGDEGLLTAAQCEGDPDRYRQHVLHADPDGAFSVVVLVWLPGQRTSVHDHVAWCVAGVHQGEESERRYRLVPDGRTGRLVPLGDVLGPPGTVAAFAPPGDIHRVRNAGTGTAISVHVYGADVSRLGSSVRRVYRLPEGEL, from the coding sequence ATGACACCCTCCGTCACGGTCGCGGCGACCGTCCTCAGCGAGCGCATGCGGGCCCTCGTCGGCGAGATCGGCGAGGTGGTGGACCGCGGGCTGCCCCCGGACCTGACCGCCTACCTGGTCGGGGAGTGCCTGCGCCCCAGCCTCGGTGACGAGGGACTGCTCACCGCCGCCCAGTGCGAGGGCGACCCGGACCGCTACCGCCAGCACGTGCTGCACGCCGATCCCGACGGAGCGTTCTCCGTCGTCGTGCTGGTCTGGCTGCCCGGGCAGCGCACCTCCGTCCACGACCACGTCGCCTGGTGCGTCGCCGGCGTCCACCAGGGCGAGGAGAGCGAACGGCGCTACCGGCTGGTCCCGGACGGCCGTACCGGGCGCCTGGTCCCCCTCGGGGACGTGCTCGGCCCGCCGGGCACCGTGGCCGCCTTCGCGCCGCCCGGTGACATCCACCGCGTCCGCAACGCCGGTACCGGCACCGCCATCTCCGTCCACGTCTACGGCGCCGACGTCTCCCGGCTCGGCAGCAGCGTGCGCCGGGTCTACCGGCTCCCCGAGGGCGAGCTCTGA
- a CDS encoding LysR family transcriptional regulator yields the protein MFDSRHIRTFHTVVRAGSYSAAARELGYTQPAVTQQMKALERDAGVALFARAGRGLRLTEAGETLARHTEGILAGLTAARQQLTALGRLRAGRVRVCAFPSANATLVPSAMAQLLAEHPGIRVELLEAEPPESLHRLLRGECDIALAFGYPGTATEVPDGLEEIPLMEDLLTVLLPVGHPLGRRHAVRLADLAEERWIAGCPRCRANLLHICAEEGFTPDVVFTTDDNLAVQSLVAAGVGIALMPALVLSFMCHRKVTGRGVEPHRRRKVCAYVLREHRALPATTVVLDSLRTAAAARVGC from the coding sequence GTGTTCGACTCACGGCACATCAGAACCTTTCACACGGTGGTGCGGGCCGGCTCCTACTCGGCGGCGGCCCGGGAACTCGGCTACACCCAGCCGGCCGTCACCCAGCAGATGAAGGCGCTCGAACGCGACGCGGGCGTAGCGCTGTTCGCCCGGGCCGGCCGGGGCCTGCGGCTGACCGAGGCCGGCGAGACGCTGGCCCGGCACACCGAGGGGATCCTCGCCGGCCTCACCGCCGCCCGACAGCAGCTCACCGCGCTCGGCCGGCTGCGGGCGGGCCGGGTCCGCGTCTGCGCCTTCCCCAGCGCCAACGCCACCCTCGTGCCCTCCGCGATGGCGCAGCTGCTCGCCGAGCACCCCGGCATCCGGGTCGAGCTGCTGGAGGCCGAGCCGCCGGAATCCCTGCACCGGCTGCTCCGCGGCGAGTGCGACATCGCGCTGGCCTTCGGGTACCCGGGAACGGCGACCGAGGTGCCGGACGGCCTGGAGGAGATCCCGCTGATGGAGGACCTGCTCACGGTGCTGCTCCCGGTCGGCCACCCGCTCGGCCGCCGGCACGCCGTCCGGCTGGCCGACCTCGCCGAGGAGCGCTGGATCGCCGGCTGCCCGCGCTGCCGGGCCAACCTGCTGCACATCTGCGCCGAGGAGGGCTTCACCCCCGACGTGGTCTTCACCACCGACGACAACCTCGCGGTGCAGAGCCTGGTCGCCGCCGGGGTCGGCATCGCGCTGATGCCCGCACTGGTGCTCTCCTTCATGTGCCATCGCAAGGTCACCGGCCGCGGCGTCGAACCGCACCGGCGCCGCAAGGTGTGCGCGTACGTGCTGCGCGAGCACCGGGCCCTGCCGGCGACCACCGTGGTGCTGGACAGTCTGCGGACGGCGGCCGCCGCCCGGGTCGGCTGCTGA
- a CDS encoding amino acid ABC transporter permease codes for MRASAPASALYDAPGPKAAARHRLYGLLALLAIAALLAWVVYMLFHTQQFTYQKWMPFEYRGVQDLLLRGLRNTLEAFGWTVLLMLPFGALFAAGRLSEHRAVRLLSTLVVEFFRAMPVLVMIFFIFVALKAQPLWALVAGLTLYNGSVLAEVFRAGVLAVPQGQREAALALGMRKTQVMAYVLVPQANRAMQPAIVSQLVVALKDTSLGFLITYEEFLHAGKLIATNLDYDLPFIPVVMVIAPVYIGMCLALSWLAGRLERRGRRSPKARGAAPVAGADVAMGLPPAAR; via the coding sequence ATGAGAGCGTCCGCCCCGGCCTCCGCGCTGTACGACGCCCCCGGCCCGAAGGCGGCCGCCCGGCATCGGCTGTACGGCCTGCTGGCGCTGCTGGCGATCGCCGCACTGCTCGCCTGGGTGGTCTACATGCTCTTCCACACCCAGCAGTTCACGTACCAGAAGTGGATGCCGTTCGAGTACCGGGGCGTTCAGGACCTCCTGCTGCGCGGTCTGCGCAACACCCTGGAGGCGTTCGGCTGGACGGTGCTGCTCATGCTGCCGTTCGGCGCGCTGTTCGCGGCTGGGCGGCTCTCGGAGCACCGCGCGGTACGGCTGCTCTCCACCCTGGTGGTGGAGTTCTTCCGGGCGATGCCGGTGCTGGTGATGATCTTCTTCATCTTCGTCGCACTGAAGGCCCAGCCGCTGTGGGCGCTGGTCGCCGGCCTGACCCTCTACAACGGCTCGGTGCTGGCCGAGGTGTTCCGCGCCGGCGTCCTCGCGGTGCCGCAGGGGCAGCGGGAGGCGGCCCTCGCGCTGGGCATGCGCAAGACCCAGGTGATGGCGTACGTGCTGGTGCCCCAGGCCAACCGGGCGATGCAGCCGGCCATCGTCAGCCAGCTGGTGGTGGCGCTCAAGGACACCTCGCTGGGCTTCCTGATCACCTACGAGGAGTTCCTGCACGCCGGCAAGCTGATCGCCACCAACCTCGACTACGACCTGCCGTTCATCCCCGTGGTGATGGTGATCGCGCCGGTCTACATCGGGATGTGCCTGGCGCTGTCCTGGCTGGCCGGCCGGCTGGAACGCCGGGGCAGGCGCAGCCCCAAGGCGCGCGGCGCCGCTCCGGTGGCCGGGGCGGACGTCGCGATGGGCCTGCCGCCGGCCGCCCGGTAG
- a CDS encoding amino acid ABC transporter permease, which produces MKVLIDNFSTYWHGFVGTLELTLVSAVLALLLGVLTAGFRVSPIRSLRAFGTGWVTILRNTPLTLLFFIVVLGLPRFDIVLPFFTFSVLALGCYTSAFVCEVLRSGINTVPQGQGEAARSLGMTFGQTLNLIVLPQAYRSVVAPVGSVMIALAKNTAIAGSFSVVELLGSYRTINELGYSIVWTFVWIAVGYLILTLAISALFNLLERRAAVSR; this is translated from the coding sequence ATGAAAGTCCTGATCGACAACTTCTCCACGTACTGGCACGGCTTCGTCGGGACCCTCGAACTCACCCTGGTGAGCGCCGTCCTGGCGCTGCTGCTGGGCGTCCTGACGGCGGGCTTCCGGGTCTCGCCGATCAGGTCGCTGCGCGCCTTCGGCACCGGCTGGGTGACGATCCTGCGCAACACCCCGCTCACCCTGCTGTTCTTCATCGTGGTGCTCGGCCTGCCGCGCTTCGACATCGTGCTGCCGTTCTTCACCTTCTCGGTGCTCGCACTGGGCTGCTACACCTCCGCCTTCGTCTGCGAGGTGCTGCGCTCGGGCATCAACACCGTGCCGCAGGGCCAGGGGGAGGCGGCCCGCAGCCTGGGGATGACCTTCGGGCAGACACTGAACCTGATCGTGCTCCCGCAGGCCTACCGTTCGGTGGTCGCGCCGGTCGGCAGCGTCATGATCGCGCTCGCCAAGAACACCGCGATCGCCGGTTCGTTCAGCGTGGTCGAACTGCTCGGCAGCTACCGGACCATCAACGAGCTGGGTTACAGCATCGTCTGGACCTTCGTCTGGATCGCCGTCGGCTACCTGATCCTCACGCTCGCGATCAGCGCCCTGTTCAACCTCCTGGAGCGACGTGCGGCGGTGTCCCGATGA
- a CDS encoding glutamate ABC transporter substrate-binding protein, whose product MTFAKRLPAALALLLLVAACGKPGTPPPKGPQPGALPSYQVRTGEVINGSPTLEAARGRGHLVVGAKEDQPYLGEKNPATGEYSGFDIEIARMVGAYLGFGPDRIQFRTIASANRETALSNGQVDYYVGTYTINANRKKLVGFAGPYFVAGQALLVRSGDTAVHGPQDLAGRKVCSAAGSTPYQRIEKDHPEAHLVGYDTYSACVDNLITGQVDAVTTDNAILQGYAAKVPDELKLAGAPFSTEPYGIGTPHDDTVLRLALDDALAAHERNGDWKKAYDATLGLSGVPAPAPPQIDRY is encoded by the coding sequence GTGACCTTCGCGAAGCGGCTCCCGGCCGCCCTGGCGCTCCTGCTCCTGGTCGCCGCCTGCGGCAAGCCGGGCACCCCGCCGCCCAAGGGACCGCAGCCAGGCGCGCTGCCGAGCTACCAGGTCCGTACCGGTGAGGTGATCAACGGCTCGCCCACCCTGGAGGCCGCCCGCGGCCGGGGGCACCTGGTCGTCGGCGCCAAGGAGGACCAGCCGTACCTGGGCGAGAAGAACCCGGCCACCGGCGAGTACTCCGGCTTCGACATCGAGATCGCCAGGATGGTCGGCGCCTACCTCGGCTTCGGACCGGACCGGATCCAGTTCAGGACCATCGCCTCGGCCAACCGCGAGACCGCCCTGTCGAACGGTCAGGTCGACTACTACGTGGGCACCTACACCATCAACGCCAACCGCAAGAAGCTGGTCGGCTTCGCCGGCCCCTACTTCGTGGCCGGTCAGGCCCTGCTGGTGCGCAGCGGCGACACCGCCGTCCACGGCCCGCAGGACCTGGCCGGCAGGAAGGTCTGCTCGGCGGCCGGCTCCACCCCGTACCAGCGGATCGAGAAGGACCACCCCGAGGCGCACCTGGTCGGCTACGACACCTACTCGGCCTGCGTGGACAACCTGATCACCGGCCAGGTCGACGCCGTCACCACGGACAACGCCATCCTCCAGGGCTACGCCGCCAAGGTGCCGGACGAACTGAAGCTCGCCGGAGCGCCGTTCTCCACCGAGCCCTACGGCATCGGCACCCCGCACGACGACACGGTGCTGCGGCTCGCCCTCGACGACGCGCTGGCCGCCCACGAACGGAACGGTGACTGGAAGAAGGCCTACGACGCCACCCTCGGCCTGTCCGGGGTGCCCGCCCCAGCCCCTCCGCAGATCGACCGGTACTAG
- a CDS encoding amino acid ABC transporter ATP-binding protein, whose protein sequence is MIELSGVNKHFGALHVLQDIDLTVGRGEVVVVIGPSGSGKSTLCRAINRLEPIESGTITIDGEPLPAEGKGLARLRAEVGMVFQSFNLFAHRTVLQNVSLAQIKVRGRARSEAETKSRALLERVGLTGQADKYPAQLSGGQQQRVAIARALAMDPKALLFDEPTSALDPEMINEVLDVMRGLASEGMTMVVVTHEMGFARASANRVVFMADGRIVEDRSPEAFFGAPESERARDFLSKILKH, encoded by the coding sequence CTGATCGAACTGAGCGGCGTCAACAAGCACTTCGGTGCGCTGCACGTCCTGCAGGACATCGACCTGACGGTCGGCCGCGGCGAGGTCGTGGTGGTGATCGGGCCGTCGGGCTCCGGCAAGTCCACCCTGTGCCGGGCGATCAACCGCCTGGAGCCGATCGAGAGCGGCACCATCACCATCGACGGCGAGCCGCTGCCCGCCGAGGGCAAGGGCCTGGCCAGGCTGCGGGCCGAGGTCGGGATGGTGTTCCAGTCCTTCAACCTGTTCGCGCACCGGACCGTGCTGCAGAACGTCTCGCTGGCCCAGATCAAGGTCCGCGGCCGGGCCCGCTCCGAGGCGGAGACGAAGTCCCGCGCGCTGCTGGAGCGGGTGGGGCTGACCGGGCAGGCCGACAAGTACCCGGCGCAGCTCTCCGGCGGCCAGCAGCAGCGGGTGGCGATCGCCCGTGCGCTGGCGATGGACCCCAAGGCACTGCTCTTCGACGAGCCCACCTCGGCACTCGACCCCGAGATGATCAACGAGGTGCTGGACGTGATGCGCGGACTGGCGAGCGAGGGGATGACCATGGTGGTGGTCACCCACGAGATGGGGTTCGCGCGCGCCTCCGCCAACCGGGTCGTCTTCATGGCCGACGGCCGGATCGTCGAGGACCGCAGCCCCGAGGCCTTCTTCGGAGCCCCCGAGAGCGAGCGGGCGCGGGACTTCCTGTCCAAGATCCTGAAGCACTGA
- a CDS encoding LapA family protein: MTKISDGSSSSGARKSEIAGIPTRYLAIGAIVVLAVWFLFANLDRVKIQFWVFTVTAPLWIALLATLLAGGALGWLLKGRRSR, from the coding sequence GTGACCAAGATTTCAGACGGTTCGTCATCCTCGGGTGCCCGGAAGAGCGAGATCGCCGGCATCCCGACCCGCTACCTCGCGATCGGCGCCATCGTCGTCCTCGCGGTCTGGTTCCTGTTCGCCAACCTCGACCGGGTGAAGATCCAGTTCTGGGTGTTCACCGTGACCGCGCCGCTCTGGATCGCCCTGCTGGCGACGCTGCTGGCGGGTGGTGCGCTGGGCTGGCTGCTCAAGGGCCGGCGCAGCAGGTAG
- a CDS encoding ABC transporter ATP-binding protein yields MKPPAHREQGPTTMLPVGSPAAVREYVRLLARRHRSAFGAVVGLHAVATVAGLVGPWVLGRLVESLAAGTAESAIATAVAWYVLALAVQSAFTWCSRLRGGVLGEQVLADLREDFLVRSVALPPGILERAGTGDLVSRGTTDIDRLSKSVREAVPELAVAVVSLVLVLGALVVTSPLLALTAVTGLPLLLAGSRWYFRRAPQSYRSESAGYAAVNTVLAETVDAGRTVETLRLGDDRVRLTDRKLGEWLAWERYTLWLRSVWFPTIDAVYTLAVLGTLVLGGLFTLKGWIGVGQLTTGVLYAQALTGPVDLILRWYDELQVGQTSLARLVGVREVEDPPTDESARPDGRRVEATDVRFGYREGADVLHGISLDVAPGSRVALVGPSGAGKSTLGRLLAGIYAPGRGSVTLGGAPLARMPAERVRAQVALVNQEHHVFVGTLRDNLRLAAPDADDTELRAALAAVDATEWADALAEGLDTEVGSGGVALTPPQAQQLALARLVLADPHTLVLDEATSLLDPRAARHLERSLARVLEGRTVIAIAHRLHTAHDADVIAVVEGGRISEYGSHPELVAAGGPYAALWRSWRDEG; encoded by the coding sequence ATGAAGCCACCCGCCCACCGGGAGCAGGGGCCGACGACCATGCTGCCCGTCGGCTCGCCGGCGGCCGTCCGCGAGTACGTCCGCCTGCTCGCCCGCCGCCACCGGTCCGCCTTCGGCGCGGTGGTGGGCCTGCACGCCGTCGCCACGGTGGCCGGTCTGGTCGGCCCCTGGGTGCTGGGCCGGCTGGTGGAGTCGCTGGCGGCCGGCACCGCCGAGAGCGCGATCGCCACCGCCGTGGCCTGGTACGTCCTGGCGCTCGCCGTCCAGTCCGCCTTCACGTGGTGCTCGCGGCTGCGCGGCGGTGTGCTGGGCGAGCAGGTGCTCGCCGACCTCCGGGAGGACTTCCTGGTGCGGTCGGTGGCGCTGCCGCCCGGCATCCTGGAGCGGGCCGGCACCGGAGATCTGGTCTCCCGGGGCACCACCGACATCGACCGGCTCTCCAAGTCCGTCCGCGAGGCGGTGCCGGAACTGGCCGTCGCGGTGGTCTCGCTGGTGCTGGTGCTCGGCGCGCTGGTGGTCACCTCGCCGCTGCTCGCCCTCACCGCGGTCACCGGCCTGCCGCTGCTGCTGGCCGGCTCACGCTGGTACTTCCGCCGCGCCCCGCAGTCCTACCGCTCCGAGTCGGCCGGGTACGCGGCGGTCAACACCGTGCTGGCCGAGACGGTGGACGCCGGACGCACGGTCGAGACGCTGCGGCTGGGCGACGACCGGGTACGGCTGACCGACCGCAAGCTCGGCGAGTGGCTGGCCTGGGAGCGCTACACGCTCTGGCTGCGCTCGGTCTGGTTCCCGACCATCGACGCCGTCTACACACTGGCGGTGCTCGGCACGCTCGTCCTCGGCGGCCTCTTCACCCTCAAGGGCTGGATCGGCGTCGGCCAGCTGACCACCGGCGTGCTGTACGCCCAGGCGCTCACCGGCCCGGTCGACCTGATCCTGCGCTGGTACGACGAGCTCCAGGTCGGCCAGACCTCGCTGGCCCGGCTGGTCGGCGTGCGCGAGGTGGAGGATCCGCCCACCGACGAGAGCGCCCGGCCGGACGGCCGCCGGGTGGAGGCGACCGACGTCCGCTTCGGCTATCGGGAGGGCGCCGACGTGCTGCACGGCATCAGCCTGGACGTCGCACCCGGCAGCCGGGTGGCGCTGGTGGGACCCTCCGGTGCGGGCAAGTCCACCCTGGGCCGCCTGCTGGCCGGAATCTACGCCCCCGGCCGGGGCAGCGTCACCCTCGGCGGGGCCCCGCTGGCGCGGATGCCCGCCGAGCGGGTGCGGGCCCAGGTCGCGCTGGTCAACCAGGAGCACCACGTGTTCGTCGGCACGCTGCGGGACAACCTGCGGCTGGCCGCGCCGGACGCCGACGACACCGAGCTGCGGGCGGCGCTCGCCGCGGTGGACGCCACCGAGTGGGCGGACGCGCTGGCGGAGGGCCTGGACACCGAGGTCGGTTCCGGTGGGGTGGCCCTGACCCCGCCGCAGGCGCAGCAACTGGCGCTGGCCAGGCTCGTCCTGGCGGATCCGCACACGCTGGTGCTCGACGAGGCGACCTCGCTGCTCGACCCGCGTGCCGCCCGGCACCTGGAGCGCTCGCTCGCCCGGGTGCTGGAGGGCCGGACGGTGATCGCCATCGCCCACCGCCTGCACACCGCGCACGACGCGGACGTGATCGCGGTGGTCGAGGGCGGGCGGATCAGCGAGTACGGCAGCCATCCCGAGCTGGTCGCGGCGGGCGGCCCGTACGCGGCGCTCTGGCGCTCCTGGCGGGACGAGGGGTAG
- a CDS encoding ABC transporter transmembrane domain-containing protein, translating to MPLTSLPLPDPGSPDLSSPLAFLRWLQRSQRRGQVLSTCWALVEMGCQAALPLPLGRGVQAAVDGDPAGIWQAGAFALALAVVASVGTVLLHRQAVWNWITAATQVRQLVARQASRLGAGLSRRIATGEVVAVGSGDVEKIGWYVELVARVRAAVLVWLAVSITVLTVQPLLGLVVLLGVPVLAASVWPLLGPFEERYSEQRTLGGKATELAADTVAGLRVLRGIGGEELFLARYRAASQKVRAAAVRATRLWALMQAQQVLLPGLFVVGVTWYGAHLAATGAIGIGTLVSVYGATAFLAAPLRILGEAAHAWSVARVSAGRATRVLALTRTNGEPDAVLGHPERADLHDPVTGLTARAGELTAVVCGDPDFAGTLAERLGGHVPQAEEDGPDAPQATAAQPPPVRLGGVPLDSVPLAEARAAVLVHDKEPVLLSGTLAELLDVPASGRIGAADALAAARAEDVLDALVDGSPDCGGDPMLARITERGRSLSGGQRQRLALARSLFADPPVLVLDEPTSAVDAHTESRIAAGLRRNRAGRTTVVLATSPLLLDQADRVVLVREGRAVAAGTHRELMQGDPHYRAVVTREEPVDATPRTPVKEAV from the coding sequence ATGCCGCTCACATCCCTGCCGCTGCCCGACCCCGGCAGTCCCGATCTCTCCTCGCCGCTCGCCTTCCTGCGCTGGCTCCAGCGCAGCCAACGGCGCGGCCAGGTGCTCTCCACCTGCTGGGCGCTGGTGGAGATGGGCTGCCAGGCGGCCCTCCCGCTGCCGCTCGGCCGGGGCGTCCAGGCCGCCGTGGACGGTGATCCGGCCGGTATCTGGCAGGCCGGTGCCTTCGCCCTCGCGCTGGCCGTCGTCGCCTCGGTCGGCACGGTGCTGCTGCACCGCCAGGCCGTCTGGAACTGGATCACCGCCGCCACCCAGGTCCGCCAGCTGGTCGCCCGCCAGGCCTCCCGGCTCGGCGCCGGCCTCTCCCGCCGGATCGCCACCGGGGAGGTCGTCGCGGTCGGCAGCGGCGACGTCGAGAAGATCGGCTGGTACGTCGAGCTGGTCGCCCGGGTGCGTGCCGCCGTCCTGGTCTGGCTCGCGGTCAGCATCACGGTGCTGACCGTGCAGCCGCTGCTCGGCCTGGTCGTCCTGCTCGGCGTGCCGGTGCTGGCGGCCTCCGTCTGGCCGCTGCTGGGCCCCTTCGAGGAGCGGTACTCCGAACAGCGCACGCTCGGCGGAAAGGCCACCGAGCTGGCCGCCGACACCGTCGCCGGCCTGCGCGTGCTGCGCGGCATCGGCGGCGAGGAGCTGTTCCTCGCGCGCTACCGCGCCGCCTCGCAGAAGGTCCGGGCGGCAGCCGTTCGGGCCACCCGGCTCTGGGCCCTGATGCAGGCTCAGCAGGTGCTGCTGCCCGGCCTGTTCGTGGTCGGTGTCACCTGGTACGGCGCGCACCTCGCCGCCACCGGCGCGATCGGCATCGGCACGCTGGTCTCGGTGTACGGCGCCACCGCCTTCCTGGCCGCCCCGCTGCGCATCCTCGGCGAGGCCGCGCACGCCTGGAGCGTCGCCCGGGTCTCGGCCGGCCGGGCCACCCGGGTGCTCGCCCTGACCCGGACCAACGGTGAGCCGGACGCCGTCCTGGGCCACCCCGAGCGCGCCGACCTGCACGACCCGGTCACCGGCCTGACCGCCCGCGCGGGCGAGCTGACCGCCGTGGTCTGCGGCGACCCGGACTTCGCCGGAACGCTCGCCGAACGCCTGGGCGGCCACGTGCCGCAGGCCGAGGAGGACGGCCCGGACGCCCCGCAGGCGACGGCCGCCCAGCCGCCCCCGGTACGGCTCGGCGGCGTTCCGCTGGACTCCGTGCCGCTGGCCGAGGCGCGCGCCGCCGTCCTGGTCCACGACAAGGAGCCGGTGCTGCTCTCCGGCACGCTGGCGGAGCTGCTCGACGTGCCCGCCTCCGGGCGGATCGGGGCGGCGGACGCACTGGCCGCCGCCCGCGCCGAGGACGTCCTGGACGCCCTGGTGGACGGCTCCCCGGACTGCGGCGGCGACCCGATGCTGGCCCGGATCACCGAACGCGGCCGCTCGCTCTCCGGCGGCCAGCGCCAGCGCCTGGCCCTGGCCCGCTCGCTCTTCGCCGACCCGCCGGTCCTCGTCCTGGACGAGCCGACCAGCGCGGTCGACGCCCACACCGAGTCCCGGATCGCGGCCGGCCTGCGCCGCAACCGGGCCGGGCGCACCACGGTGGTCCTCGCCACCAGTCCGCTGCTGCTCGACCAGGCCGACCGGGTGGTGCTGGTGCGCGAGGGCCGGGCGGTGGCCGCCGGCACCCACCGCGAGCTGATGCAGGGCGACCCGCACTACCGCGCCGTGGTCACCCGCGAGGAGCCGGTGGACGCGACGCCGCGCACGCCCGTGAAGGAGGCGGTGTGA
- a CDS encoding aldo/keto reductase: protein MSTIPTVTLNNGVRIPQLGFGVWQVPDAEATTAVRSAVEAGYRSIDTAAIYENEAGTGQALAEALAGGVAREDLFVTTKLWNSGTADWTGEQGRDAVLRAFDESLGKLGLDYVDLYLIHWPRPMHGSYPNVWKAFEQLLADGRVKSVGVSNFGPEQLTRLLAESSVVPVLNQVELHPHFPQRELRAFHAEHGIATEAWSPLGQGKGLLSEPALVKIAEKHGRTVAQVVLRWHLQSGVIAIPKSVTPSRIRENLDVTGFELDAEDLAAVAAVETGERLGPDPQGFDWN, encoded by the coding sequence GTGAGCACCATCCCCACCGTCACCCTCAACAACGGGGTCCGGATCCCGCAGCTCGGTTTCGGCGTCTGGCAGGTCCCGGACGCCGAGGCCACCACCGCGGTGCGCAGCGCCGTCGAGGCGGGCTACCGCTCCATCGACACCGCCGCGATCTACGAGAACGAGGCCGGCACCGGCCAGGCGCTCGCCGAGGCCCTGGCGGGCGGCGTCGCCCGTGAGGATCTCTTCGTCACCACCAAGCTCTGGAACTCCGGCACCGCCGACTGGACGGGCGAGCAGGGCCGCGACGCCGTGCTCCGGGCCTTCGACGAGTCGCTGGGCAAGCTGGGCCTGGACTACGTGGATCTCTACCTGATCCACTGGCCGCGGCCGATGCACGGCAGCTACCCGAACGTCTGGAAGGCGTTCGAGCAGTTGCTCGCCGACGGCCGGGTGAAGTCGGTCGGCGTGTCGAACTTCGGCCCCGAGCAGCTGACCCGCCTGCTGGCGGAGTCCTCGGTGGTGCCGGTCCTCAACCAGGTCGAGCTGCACCCGCACTTCCCGCAGCGCGAGCTGCGCGCCTTCCACGCCGAGCACGGCATCGCCACCGAGGCGTGGAGCCCGCTCGGCCAGGGCAAGGGCCTGCTGAGCGAGCCCGCGCTGGTGAAGATCGCCGAGAAGCACGGCCGGACCGTCGCCCAGGTGGTGCTGCGCTGGCACCTGCAGAGCGGCGTGATCGCGATCCCCAAGTCCGTGACCCCGTCGCGGATCAGGGAGAACCTGGACGTGACCGGCTTCGAGCTGGACGCCGAAGATCTCGCGGCGGTCGCCGCCGTGGAGACCGGCGAGCGGCTGGGCCCGGACCCGCAGGGCTTCGACTGGAACTGA